The Lytechinus pictus isolate F3 Inbred chromosome 15, Lp3.0, whole genome shotgun sequence genome contains a region encoding:
- the LOC129278031 gene encoding E3 ubiquitin-protein ligase COP1-like, protein MTRCGHSFCRRCILRSLETSNRCPKCNFVIEKTDQIFPNFALNELILKYRQRVEEKRLKLGPQTGGPTPDVQEFIQDQEKWDLAEVNLMLEVLVSKKRKLEMDNQVAQIQILKDFLDEARRKKLEQINELSAQMSILEDDIKRIEERMKKQRHAYNAMMSAFPLKAVNSNDIFLPSTSHSETSSKVEGVKPDGPQEGFNGSKNGGRQQWLDSTLASRRKKLYNHFDDLQSCYFSIRQSELTPCELRSSDMLDQFSENLSKFTKFSSMRPLATLSYADPYNGQSSIVSSIEFDKDNDFFAIAGVTKKIKVFEYGTVIMDAVDIHYPVHEMACSSKISCVAWSAYHKGVLASSDYEGTVTLWDAFAGVKTQSFQEHEKRCWSIDFNRMDPKLLASGSDDAKVKLWSTNQEQSITSLEAKANVCCVKFNPTKMYGLAFGSADHCVHYYDLRHPKQPLNVFKGHRKAVSYTKFVNSEEIVSASTDSQLKLWNVDKPHCLRTFRGHINEKNFVGLTSNDDYIACGSENNSLFVFYKGLSKQILTFKFDTVRSLMDKDKKEDDSNEFVSAVAWRTGSNVLVAANSQGTIKVLELV, encoded by the exons ATGACAAGATGTGGACACAGTTTCTG cCGGAGATGTATATTGCGAAGCCTGGAGACAAGCAACAGATGTCCAAAGTGCAATTTTGTTATAGAGAAGACTGACCAAATATTTCCAAATTTTGCCT TGAATGAACTTATTCTGAAGTACAGACAAAGAGTTGAAGAGAAAAGGTTAAAACTTGGCCCTCAG ACTGGTGGTCCTACACCTGATGTTCAAGAATTTATTCAAGACCAAGAGAAATGGGATCTAGCAGAAGTCAACCTCATGTTAGAAGTACTAGTCAGCAAGAAAAGGAAGCTGGAGAtg GACAACCAGGTAGCCCAGATCCAGATCCTGAAAGATTTTCTTGATGAAGCCAGGAGAAAAAAGCTAGAA CAAATCAATGAGCTTTCAGCACAAATGTCAATACTTGAAGATGATATCAAGAGAATAGAAGAGCGTATGAAGAAACAGAGGCATGCATACAATGCTATGATGTCG GCATTTCCTTTGAAAGCAGTAAATAGTAATGATATATTCCTACCATCAACCAG tcaTTCAGAAACGTCATCGAAGGTTGAAGGTGTGAAACCAGATGGACCTCAGGAAGGCTTCAATGGAAGCAAAAAC GGTGGAAGACAACAGTGGTTAGATTCAACATTAGcatcaagaagaaaaaagcTGTACAATCACTTTGATGATTTACAATCTTGTTATTTCTCTATCAGGCAATCAGAGTTAACTCCAT GTGAATTAAGATCGTCAGATATGTTAGATCAGTTTTCTGAGAACCTTTCCAAGTTTACCAAGTTCAGTTCTATGAGGCCGCTAGCCACACTAAGCTATGCAGATCCTTACAATGGCCAGTCAAGTATAGTCTCAAG CATAGAGTTTGACAAGGATAATGACTTCTTTGCAATAGCCGGTGTGACCAAGAAGATTAAGGTGTTTGAATATGGTACAGTCATCATGGATGCAGTTGATATACATTACCCGGTCCATGAGATGGCATGCAGTTCAAAAATTAG TTGTGTAGCATGGAGTGCATATCACAAAGGAGTTTTAGCAAGTAGTGACTATGAAGGAACAGTAACACTATGGGATGCCTTTGCAGGAGTTAAAACACAATCATTTCAG GAGCATGAGAAGCGATGCTGGAGCATAGACTTTAATCGGATGGATCCTAAATTACTTGCCTCAGGTTCGGATGATGCTAAAG TCAAACTCTGGTCAACCAATCAGGAGCAATCAATCACTAGTTTAGAAGCTAAGGCTAATGTGTGCTGTGTTAAGTTCAACCCCACCAAGATGTATGGTCTAGCCTTTGGATCAGCAG ATCACTGTGTGCATTATTATGATCTTCGGCATCCCAAGCAACCTCTCAATGTCTTCAAAGGTCATCGGAAAGCCGTCTCATATACAAAATTTGTCAACTCAGAGGAAATTGTATCAGC GTCCACAGACAGTCAACTAAAACTTTGGAATGTTGATAAGCCACACTGTTTACGGACGTTCCGAGGTCACATCAACGAGAAGAATTTTGTTGGTTTAACGTCCAATGATGATTACATTGCGTGTGGCAGTGAGAATAACTCTCTATTTGTCTTTTATAAAGGCCTTTCTAAGCAGATTCTCACTTTCAAGTTTGACACAGTTAGAAGTCTAATG GACAAAGATAAGAAAGAAGATGATTCCAATGAATTTGTCAGTGCCGTAGCATGGAGGACA GGTTCCAATGTGTTAGTAGCAGCAAACAGCCAGGGGACAATCAAGGTCTTAGAGTTAGTTTGA